DNA from Streptomyces luteogriseus:
TCGAAGTCCAGCTCCCCGCGCATCGCGGCCTGCGTCACCTCGGCGACCTTGTCCTCGCAGCCGGCGTGCGCGGCGAACAGCTCGATGACCTCGTCCTGGATCAGCGTCGAGTCGACGTCCATGACGACCAGTCGCTGCGCGCGCCGGTACAGGCCCGCGGCGACGACCGCCACGTCGATGCCGAGCCGCGCCGCGTCCGTCACCAGGGCGGTGCGAAGCGGCTCGGTCTCCACGCCGGAGACGGCGAACTCGACGGCGGTCACGGGGTACTTGGCGAGCCGGAAGATACGGTCGATGTTGCCGCCGGTCTTCGTGATCCGGGCGGCGATCGCGGCCGTCGCCTCCGCGGTGAGCGGGTGCCCGAGCACGGTGACCAGGGAGCGGCCCAGCCCGCGCGGGCGGTTGTCGCCGAGGCCGGAGATGATCTCCGCCTGCATCTTCATCGACTCGGCCCAGCTGTGGACCGTCGCCCGCAGATCGCCCTCCAGGCCGGGGGGCGGCTCGGTCACGAGCGCGCACAGCACCATCCGGCCACGGGTGACGACCTGCTCGATGTCGACGACGTCGACGGAGTAGGCGGCGAGGGTGTCGAAGAGGCCGGCGGTGATGCCCGGCCGGTCCTTGCCGAAGATCTTCACAAGGAGGGTGGGGACGTCGGCAGGGACGTCGGAAGACGAGGTCTGCGAAGCGCTCATGGTGGTTCCACCGTATCCGGCGGGCGGGGCACACCGCCCCCGAGGTCCGTCTGGCGGACAGCGAACACTGCATGTCGCGCCGCCCGGTGAACATTGCGTGCCGGTACGCCCCGCCCCGCGCCCTGGCTGGTCATTCCCCCCTACGCGGTTTCCGTGGCGGCGGGGGAGGAGGCGGCGGAGGCGGGGGCCCGTTCCCGTTCCCCGGCCCCGGTGCCTGCCGGGGACCACGCGGCGGCGGCCCGACCGGCCGTACGACGGTGGGGGCGCCGTAGACGTCGCCGGGGGCCGGGGGTTCGTCGTCCGCCGGTGTGTCGATGCCGGGCCCGGACGCGGCACCGGAAGGCCGTTCCGCCCCGGGAGGCCAGACGCCCTCCGGCTCTCGCAACCCGTCCGGCACCCGGAGGTACGGATTGGTACCCGGGTTGGGCGGCCGGTACGGCGTACCCGGCGTATACGGCCCGGCCTCCTCGCCTCGTCCGTCGTCCCGGGGCCCGGGCGCCCCGGCACCGCTCCCAGACTCCGCGCCGCCCCGCGACCGGGCGATGCCCTCCCCGGCCCTCGATCCGACCCCTGGCCGCGCCTGCCAGACGCCGCCGCCGTCTTCGGGTCCTGCGCCGGGCCCTGACGGGGCCTGCCCGCTGCCCTGGCCGCATCCCATCGGGCCTTGGCCGCTCCGGGTCTCGATCTGCCCAGCATCGGCCTCGCCCCCAGGCCACCCCGCACCACCCTCAGGCCAGGCTCCTTGCCCGCCGCCCCCGTACCCAGGCCTCCCGCCACCCGGCAGACCCCCCGTCCCACTGCCCTCGCTCCGGTACGCCGTCGCCCCAGCTCCCGGCAGACCCTCCGCCCCACCGGCCTCGCTCCGGTACGCCGTCGCCCCAGCTCCCGGCAGACCCTCCGCCCCACCGGCCTCGTTCCCGTACGCCGCCGACCCAGCTCCCGGCAGACCCCCCGTCCCACTGCCCCCGCCCCCGTACCCAGGCCCCCCGGCACCCACCAGACCCCCCGCCCCACCGGCCGGCGCCGGCACTCCCTCCCCCCGCGCCAACGCCGTAGCCCGGTGCCCCGCAGCCCCGAACCCCCACGCGAGCAGCGCCCCCGCCGCCCCGGCGCCGGCGCCCCACCCCGCGCCCAGCAGCAGGGCCGCGCCGGGGTGGCCGTGCAGGTCGATGCCCGCGCCGAAGGCGTCGATGCCGAGCACGGACAGGGACGCGGTCACGGAGGCGTCCGTCAGCCAGGCCAGCAGGGGCAGGGTGAGCGCGGTCGCGACCCCCAGTCGCAGCGCGCACCGGCCCGCGAAGCGCAGGGCACCGGGCCCTTCTCCCGCCGCACCGACCGGCGTACGGACCGCCGCCAGCACACCCGCCAGCAGCATCATCGAGGCCGCCGCCACCCCCAGCAGCCACACGCGCCCGTCCAGCTCGGCCAGCCGGCCCAGCGTCACCGGCCGGTCGGCCCCGGTGCCGAGCAGATCGTCGAGCGGATCCGGCAGGAACCGGGTCAGTTCGCCTGTCGCCCGCCCGTCCCAGGGCACGAACAGGCCGAGCGGCACCCCCAGCCACACGCCGTTCGGCGCCCCGAGCAGCGCCGCCCCGGCGATACGCCGGGGATGGTCGTCACCGAGCGCCGCGTACGCCGCCGCCGCGTACCCCGCCGCCACCGCCACCAGCAGCACGGTCACCACCGCCGACACGGCCGGCCGTACGACCCGGTGCACGGCCTCCCAGCCCCGCGGCAGCGGCGTACGGCGCGAGGCCATCAGAGCGATGACGAGGATGCCGATCGACCAGCCGAGCCCGCCCAGCAGCGTCGGTGCTGTGTCGACCGTGAAGCCGACCGCGGCCTGCGCGTCGACCAGGTCGCCGAGCCGGTCCGGCAGCAGCCCCCCGATGTCCCCGAGCCCCGGGACCTCGATGCCGCCGCCCCCGCCGGTCACGTCGTCCAGCCCCAGCGACCCCCCGTCGATGGTGATGACGTCGTGCCCCGCCCAGGCCAGCCCGCCCAGCATCACTACGAACAGCGCCACCACCGCCCCCGCCCGGGCGAGCAGTTCGGCCGGTGAGATCACAACTCCCGCCGCCCGCAAGGACCGCAGGAAGAACCAGGACAGCAGCAGCGCCCCGACCAGGCTCACCCCCAGTGGCGTGATCTCGATGGCCGTTTCCGCCTCCGCACCCGTGAGGCCGAACGCCGACACATCACCGGACGGCGTGACCGAACCACCCGCCCCGAGGGCCACCACCGCCGCGGTCATCGGCCCCGACGAGCCCGCCGCATCCGCCTCCAGCAGCCGCAGACCCAGCGCCGCCGTCCCCGCCATCCCGATCAACGCCCAGCTCACGGCGGCCACGGCGGACATCAGCACATCCCCCCACGGCACGCGCGTGTCGTCCCTCACCGACTCGACCCCTGCGGCAGCACTCATGGCAGACCCCCCGATCCGCTGCGCGACGGGAACACCACGCATGTCCCCCTCGCGTCGAAATACCACTCTCCGGCCCGGTTTCAACCCCGTCAACGGGATCGGCCGATGCGTCCGGACGCGGTCTTCACAAGGCCCGACTTTCGGTCAGAGGCCAGCTCCTGAAATAGTTCCCCCCGATGTTCGACATCCCTAGACTCCCCATGCCGGGGGTAAATCGGGGGACAACTCAGTGGGGCATGGAGTGCCGGAACTCGTACTGGAATCAAACGGACGTACCTGGACGCTCGATCCGTCCAGGGCATACACCCTCGGACGTGATCCGCAGGGAGACGTCGTCTTCGACGACGCCAGGGTCTCCTGGCGTCACGCCACGGTCAGCTTCAACGGCCGCAGTTGGGTCATCGAGGACCACGGCAGCACCAACGGCACGTTCGTGCAGGGGCAGCGCATCCATCAGATGGAGCTCGGCCCCGGCTCGGCCGTCAACCTGGGCAACGCGACCGACGGCCCGCGCCTGAACCTGTCCGGCGCCGCGGCCTCCGTCGCCACGCCGCAGGCCCGGCCCGAGCAGCAGCCGTACGCGGCGCAGGGCGCGAACCCCGGCTGGGGCCAGCAGGCTCCGGCCCAGCAGCCGCCGCACCAGCAGCCGCAGCAGCAGGCCCCCCAGGCCGGCTGGCAGCAGCCGCAGCAGCCCGCGGCGCACATCCCGCAGCAGCAGGGCATCGGCGGTGTCGCGGGGGCGCCGCCGGTCCACGGCGACCGCAGCCCGACCACGTTCCACCAGTTCTCCCTCGGCCGCGTGATGCGCATCGGCCGTGCCCTGGAGAACGAGCTGGTCGTCTCGGACCTCCAGGTCTCCCGGCACCACGCCGAGTTCCACGCCACGCCCGACGGCCGCATGGAGATCCGCGACCTCGGCTCCCACAACGGCACGTACGTCAACGGCCAGCCCATCACCAAGGGCGGCACGCAGCTGCTCGGCCCGACCGACGTCGTCGGCGTCGGCCACTCGACGTTCCGCATCGTCGGCGACCGGCTCGAGGAGTTCGTCGACACCGGTGAGGTGTCCTTCTCCGCCCGCCACCTGACCGTCACGGTCGACGGCGGCAAGCAGATCCTCAAGGACGTCTCCTTCGGCGTCCCGGAGAAGTCGCTGATCGCGGTCATCGGCCCGTCCGGCTCCGGCAAGTCGACCCTGCTCAAGGCGCTCACGGGCTACCGCCCCGCCAACCAGGGCGAGGTGCTGTACGACAACCGGAACCTCTACAAGCAGTTCGCCGAGCTGCGCCAGCGCATCGGTCTGGTCCCGCAGGACGACATCCTGCACAAGGAGCTGACCGTCAAGAAGGCCCTCAAGTACGCGGCCAAGCTGCGCTTTCCCGCCGACACCACCGGCGCCGAGCGCGAGGCCCGCATCGACGAGGTGCTGCGCGAGCTCAAGCTCGACATCCACAAGGACAAGAAGGTCACGTCCCTGTCCGGTGGCCAGCGCAAGCGCGTGTCGGTCGCCCTGGAGCTGCTCACCAAACCGTCGCTGATCTTCCTCGACGAGCCGACCTCCGGCCTCGACCCGGGCATGGACCGCGACGTCATGCAGCTGCTGCGCGGCCTGGCCGACGACGGCCGTACCGTCCTCGTCGTCACCCACTCGGTGGCCGAGCTGGCGATCTGCGACAAGCTGCTGGTGATGGCGCCGGGCGGCTCGGTCGCCTACTTCGGCCCGCCCGAGGAGGCGCTGAACTTCTTCGGCTACGACACCTGGGCCGATGTCTTCTCCGCCTTCGAGAACTACCGCGACTACGACTGGGCGGGCCGCTGGAAGGGCTCGCAGCACTACCAGATGTACGCCGCGGACATCGACGCCGTTGCGCCGCAGTCCGTACAGGTCCCGCGGATGCAGGCGATGAAGCCGCCGAAGCCGCAGGGCTGGGTGTCCCAGTTCGTCACGCTCGTCCGGCGATACGTCTCGGTGATCGCCTCGGACAAGGGCTTCCTCGCCCTGATGGTGATCCTGCCGGCCGTCCTCGGCGCGGTCAGCCTGCTCATCGACGCCGACAAGGGCCTGCTGCCCAACCCGGCCAACCCGCAGACCGGCCGCATCATCCCGAACGGCACGGCCACGACGGTCCTGCTGATCCTCGCGGTCGGCGCCTGCTTCGCGGGCGCGGCGAACTCGGTCCGAGAGCTGATCAAGGAACGCGTCATCTACGAGCGGGAGCGCGCCACCGGCCTCTCGCGTTCGGCGTACCTGATGTCCAAGGTGTTCGTGCTCGGCATGATCACCGTGCTCCAGGGCCTGCTCGTCGGTGTCATCGGGTTCTCCAGCCGGGAGATCCCCGAGGAGGGCCTGGTCTTCGGCAGTGCCACGCTCGTCGAGCTGTCCGTGCCGATCATGGCCCTGGGCTTCACCTCGATGATGTTCGGCCTGATCATCTCCTCGCTGGTGAAGACCGCCGAGAAGACCATGCCGCTGCTGGTGATGTTCGCCATCATCCAGGTCGTCTTCACGGGCTGCTTGTTCACGCTGCACGGATCGGTCGGCGTCAACCAGTTCTCGTTCCTGATGCCGTCGCGCTGGGCGGTCGCCGCCTCCGGCGCCACGCTGGACTTCAACAAGATCAGCCCCCCCGAGACGGCCGGCGACACCGACCCGCTGTGGGAGCACACGGTCGGGGCCTGGGCGATGGACATGGGCGCGCTGCTCGTCCTCGGCGTGATCTGCGGCTTCTTCGTGGCCCGCTTCCTGCGCCGCCACGAGCCCGAGGTCATGCGCAAGTAGTCACCACGCCACGACGCGACGCCCGAAGGGCGGCACCCCGACAGGAGGGTGCCGCCCTTCGGCGCTCGTACAGCTGTCTCAGAGGTCCGCGCCGACCTCAGTACGCGCTGTCGACGTTGTCCATGGAGCCGTACTTGTCGGCCGCGTAGTTGCAGGCGGCGGTGATGTTGGCTACCGGGTCGTAGATGTCCCAGGAGGTACCGGGGACGTGCCAGTGCTTGAAGGTCGGCGGGATGACCTGGAGCAGGCCCTTCGACGGTATGCCGTTGATGGCGTTGATGTCCCAGTTGTTGATCGCCTTCGGGTTGCCCGAGGACTCCCGCATGATGTTGCGGTGGATGCCGTCGTAGGACGCGGGGATGTCGTGCTTCTTCAGGATGGCGAGCGACTCGCGGATCCAGCCGTCGAGGTTGTTCGGGTAGCTGACGACCTTCTTGGCCTCGGCGCGCTTGGCGGCGCGGCTCGCGGCCTCCTTGGCCTGGCGCGCGGCCTCGGCCTTCTTCTTCGCCGCCTCGGCGGCGGCCTTCTTCTTGGCGGCGGCCGCGGCGTCGGCCTTCTTCTTCGCCGCGATCTGCTCGGCCTTCAGGCTGGCGCCGGCCATCTGGTCCGTGACGCTCGCCTTGACGTCCTTGATCTGCTGGTTGCTGTACGCCACCGCAGCCGGCTGAGCGGCCTCGGTCGTGGTCTTGGTCGAGGCGCCGCTCGGTACCGCGGAGACTCCGATGGCGACGGCGCCGAGGGTGGCGACACCGGCCATGGCGATCTTGTGGTGACGGGTCAGGCTTCGACTCTGAACACGGCTGAAGATGTTCTTGGGCATGCTGCGTGGACCTCTTCGAATAGCGCGGGAGTCGCTCGGCGTCCGGCGTTGGACTCGGTGTGTTTCCGACACAAACGCCGCGGAGGTGAACCCACGGCGCTGAGCGACGTCGCCAATTCTTAGCGGCCGCAAAATGGCGTGGCAAAGGTGTGACGTACGAAGGAAGATAGTGGATCAGGGAGGGGTGAATCGGGGCAGATTGGACTATCCGCGCCGCTCAAAAGGGGCGAGTTTGTCTCCTACGTCCGTTCGTACGTGACGTGGGTCCTATGCGAGGGCTCACACCGCCCCTAGATCAGTCTCACGCGCAGTTGCACAAGCGATGCTCTGTGTGAGGCCCTTTCAGGGGTGCGCTCAGGGCAGTACGAGGTGCACGTCCCCGAACTCGTGCCACAGATAGCGCCCTTGCAGCGCGGCCTCGTACCCCCGCTCGACCGCCACCCGCCCCGCGACCGCCTCCAGCATCAGCAGGTGCGACGCCTGCGGCTCGTGCAGCCCGGTCAGCAGCCCGTCCACCACCCGCACCCCACGCTCCGGCGTCACGACGAGCTCCGTCCATCCCGCACACGCGCGTACGGCCCCGTCGGCGCCGACCGCCGACTCCACGGCTCGCACCGCCGTCGTCCCCACCGCCACCACCCGGCCCCCACCGGCCCTGGTGGCGTCGATCAGCCGCGCCGACGCCTCCGGCACCGCGAAACGCTCCGGATACGGCGGCTCGTGCGCCTCCGCCGAGGCCACCCCCGTGTGCAGCGTGACCGGCGCGAACAGCACCCCCCGGCTCACCAGCTCCGTCACCAGCCGGGCCGTGAAGGGCCGCGCCGCGCTCGGCATCTCCGCACTGCCCGTCCCGTCCGCCGACGGCAGCGCGAACACCGTCTGGTGGACGGACAGCGGCTGGTCCCGCTCCGTATAGGCGTAGCGAATGGGCCGCCCGTACTCCCGCAGCAGCCCCGGCACCCCCGGCCCGGACACCCGCGCCCACCACAGCCGCTCACCCCGCCCGCTCAGCGGCTCCTCCAGAACCAGCCCCACGCCTCCCGGCAGCCGCACCTCCCTCCCCGCGGGCCCACCCTCACGCGCGCGCGTGGTCCCCCGCCCGTCGGGCTCCCGCAGCTCCACCGCCCAGCGGCCGTCGTCCCCGCGCGTGGAGAAGTGCACCACCACGCGCGCGTGCCCGGTCCACCCGTCCACGGCCGCCGCCAGCGTCGCCGAGGTGTTGACCACGAGCAGATCCCCGGCCCGCAGCAGCAGCGGCAGCTCCCGGAACGTGTGGTGCGCCACTTCGGCACCCCGCGACACCAGCATCCGTACGGCGTCCCGCTCCAGCCCCGGCCCCCGCTGCTCGACCGGCACCCGGGCCGACAGCTCCTCCGGCACACGCACGGCCAGGGTCATCGGGCTCCGTCCAGCAGCGCCGGTGCCCCGTACCGCCCGCTCGCCGGACGCTCGTCCAGCAGCCTCAGGAACCCCGGCACGACAGCCGCCGGCTCCGGCCGCGGCTCCCGGTCCCCCGGTACGGCCGCCGCGTACAGGTCCGTGGCCATGTCCCCGGGATCCACCGCCCAGACCCGCAGCCCCGGCTCCTCCACGGCGAGCACGGCCGCCAGCTGGTCCAGGGCAGCCTTGGACGCCCCGTAACCGCCCCAGGTCTCGTACGCCTCGACGGCCGCGTCCGAGCTGACCGTGAGGACGGCGCCCGCCCGCGAGGCCCGCAGCAGCGGCAGCGCCTCCTGGACCAGGCCCAGCCCCGCCACCAGGTTCACCTCCAGCGCCCGGCGCAACCCCTCCAGGGGCAGCTCCTCCAGCCTGACCAGCGGCTCGGCACCCAGGGCACTGGCGTTGTGCACCAGCAGGTCCAGGCCGCCCAGCCGCCAGGCCGCCGCCACCAGCTCCGCCCGGTGCCGGGCGTCCGTGACGTCCCCGGGCAGGGCGGACACCCGCGTGCCCTGCGCGGACACCGCCTCCGCCGCCGCCAGCGCCTGTGCCCCCCTGGCGTCGAGCACCAGGTCCCAGCCCCGCCCGGCCAGGGCCCGGGCCAGCGCCCGCCCCAGCCCCTTCGAGGCCCCGGTGATGATCGCAACCGGCATGATCCGCTCCCTCGTCGTGATCGCGTGCCCTCAACCTAGGAACGGAGCCGCCCGGGCCGCCTCGGACGCGGGCCCCGGTCCGCCGGGTTCCTTCGCCCTAGGCCCCGGGCCCGGCGGCCCCGGCCCCAGGACCCCCGGACCTGCCGTCTCCGCCCCGGGACCTAGGTCCACCGACCGGGAGCTCGGCCGCCACCGGTCCGATCCGCCCTGTCACAGTCCGCCGGTACCGTGAGGACATGAGTCACGGTCCCCGGTCCGGCCTCGCCGCGGTGAGCTCCGCGTTGCTGGCCATGAGCAGGCATCTCGAGGTGCGTGACGTCCTCAAGACGATCGTCGCCTCGGCCCGCGAGCTGCTCGACGCCGAGTACGCCGCGCTCGGCGTCCCGGACGACCACGGCGGCTTCGCCCAGTTCGTGGTCGACGGCGTCAGCGAGGAGCAGTGGAAGGCCATCGGCCCCCTCCCGCGCCAGCACGGCATCCTCGCCGCGATGCTGCACGAGGCCAGGTCCGAGCGCCTCGCGGACGTCCGCGAGGACCCCCGCTTCGAGGGCTGGCCGAAGGCCCACCCCGACCTGGTCGACTTCCTGGGCCTGCCGATCCGCGACGGCGACGAGGTCATCGGAGCGCTGTTCCTGGCCAACAAGAACCGTGCGCGGCCCGAAGGCGGCTGCGGCTTCACCGAGGACGACGAGGACCTGCTCGGCATCCTCGCCCAGCACGCCGCGATCGCCCTCACCAACGCCCGCCTCTACGAGCGCAGCCGCGAACTGACCATCGCCGAGGAGCGCTCCCGCCTCGCCCACGAACTGCACGACGCGGTCAGCCAGAAGCTGTTCTCCCTGCGCCTGACCGCCCAGGCCGCGGCCCGCCTGGTGGACCGTGACCCCTCCCGGGCCAAGGGCGAACTCCAGCAGGTGGCCGTCCTGGCCGCCGAGGCCGCCGACGAACTGCGCGCGGCGGTCGTCGAGTTGCGCCCCGCCGCCCTCGACGAGGACGGCCTCGTGGCGACCCTCCGGACGCAGATCCAGGTCCTCGACCGGGCCCACCACGCCCGCGTCACCTTCGCCGGCCACGGCGTGAAGGCCCTGCCCGCCTCCCAGGAGGAAGCCCTCCTGCGGGTCGCCCAGGAGGCCCTGCACAACGCCCTGCGCCACTCCGGCGCCGACCATGTCGACGTGACCCTGGACCGCCGCGGCGGCGGAGCCGTCCTCAGGGTCACGGACGACGGCAGCGGCTTCGACACGAGAGCGGTCCGCCACGCGGGACGCCACCTGGGCCTGGTCTCGATGCGGGACCGGGCGAGCGGCGCCGGCGGCACGCTGACCGTGGAATCGGTGCCCGGCAAGGGCACCGTGATCGAGATGGAGGTTCCCGGTGGCTGACGCGATCAAGGTGCTGCTCGTCGACGACCACCAGGTCGTCCGCCGGGGCCTGCGCACCTTCCTCGAAGTGCAGGACGACATCGAGGTCGTCGGAGAGGCGGCGGACGGGGCCGAAGGAGTCGACCGCGCCGAGGAGTTGAGGCCCGACGTCATCCTCATGGACGTCAAGATGCCGGGCATGGACGGCGTCGACGCCCTGCGCAGACTCCGCGAGCTGGACAACCCCGCGCGCGTGCTGGTCGTCACCAGCTTCACCGAGCAGCGGACGGTGGTACCCGCCCTGCGCGCCGGCGCCGCCGGATACGTCTACAAGGACGTCGACCCCGACGCCCTCGCCGGAGCCATCCGCTCGGTCCACGCCGGGCACATCCTCCTCCAGCCGGAGGTCGCCGGCGCCCTGCTGGCGCAGGAGGAGTCCAACTCGGGTACGGGAAGGGCGGGTTCGCTCACCGAGCGGGAGCGCGAGGTGCTCGGCCTCATAGCGGACGGCCGCTCCAACCGGGAGATCGCCCGCGCGCTCGTCCTCTCCGAGAAGACCGTCAAGACCCACGTCTCGAACATCCTGATGAAACTCGACCTGGCCGACCGGACACAGGCCGCGCTGTGGGCCGTTCGCCATGGCGTGACCGGCTGATCCGCTCGCCCCACGGCAACTCGGAAGGTTGCGTTCCGGACCGAGATTCATACTGTCGTGGGAACGTCCCCCGGATGGCGCAACCTCGGTGGATCTCCGCCGTTCTCCAGTGCGTGCTGCGGCGCCTGCCGCGGCAATCGCTAGGAGGGCTCAGAAGTGAAGAACCTGAAGAAGGCAGCGGCCGTGACGATGGTGACGGGTGGTCTGCTGGCCGCCGGCGCGGGCATGGCCTCCGCCACCAGCGCCCACGCCGACGGCCAGGCCGTGGGCTCCCCGGGCGTCGGCTCGGGCAACGTCGTCCAGGCCCCGGTGCACGTCCCGGTCAACGTGTCCGGCAACAGCGTGAACGTCGTGGGCATCCTGAACCCGGCCTTCGGCAACCTCGCCGTCAACCACTGACGCTCCACCTCCGTCTCCGAGCCGGAGGTGACACCGGCCTCCCGGTCCTGCCCGGGAGGCCGCCCGGCATGTGCCCGGCTGCGGGCATGCCTGCCGCCCAGCTGCGGGCGTGCGCAGCCGCTTAGCTGCGGGCATGCGTGCCGCTAGGGGCGGCACGGGTGGGCGCAGCGGCACCCCGCTCCGCCGGGCTGCGGACCCACCCGGCCTCGGCACCAACGCCGAGCACCCCGCTCCGTCGGGCTGAGAAACCCCCGCCTCCGGCACAAACGCCGAGCACCACACGAAGAACCGTCACCGCACCCCCCGCTCCCGCTCCTCCACAACGGAGTTGTACGCCGCGACCTGCGCCCGCCGAGCCGTCCGCTCCACCGGCCGCAACGCCTCGCGTCGCGCGAAGATCTCCGACGAACTCACCGCACCGCCGTGCCCACGCTCCGTCGCCACGGCGATCAGCGTCCCCACCCGCTGAGCCAGCTCCAGCACCCGCACGGCCCGCGGCGGATACCCCGGCGCCAGCACCTCCCGCCCCCGCTCGGCCCGCGCCCGGTACGCATCGATCGCCGCCTCCGCCACCGGCCCCGACCCGGCCACATCCAGCCGCGTCAGCAGCTCGGTGGCCTCCCGCAGGGCCTCCGCCAGCTCCCGCTCGGCCTCACCCAGCGACGGCACGTCCGCCGGCGGCGCCTCCCGCACGGGCAGCACATGCCACACGACCTCGACGTGCACATCGCCCTCGGGTCCGGCCTCGTACACCTCCGGCACCAGCCCCAACGCGGCGCCGTAACAGACCACCGCCTGCTCGGCGTCCAGCGCCCGCGCGTTGAACTCCGGCGGCCCGCTCAGCCCCAGCGGATGCCCCGGCGCGGGCAGCGCGACCCGCAGTCCGGT
Protein-coding regions in this window:
- the serB gene encoding phosphoserine phosphatase SerB, which produces MSASQTSSSDVPADVPTLLVKIFGKDRPGITAGLFDTLAAYSVDVVDIEQVVTRGRMVLCALVTEPPPGLEGDLRATVHSWAESMKMQAEIISGLGDNRPRGLGRSLVTVLGHPLTAEATAAIAARITKTGGNIDRIFRLAKYPVTAVEFAVSGVETEPLRTALVTDAARLGIDVAVVAAGLYRRAQRLVVMDVDSTLIQDEVIELFAAHAGCEDKVAEVTQAAMRGELDFEQSLHARVALLEGLDASVVDKVRSEVRLTPGARTLIRTLKRLGYQVGVVSGGFTQVTDDLKERLGLDFAHANTLEIVDGRLTGKVTGEIVDRAGKARLLRRFAAEAGVPLSQTVAIGDGANDLDMLNAAGLGVAFNAKPVVREAAHAAVNFPFLDTVLYLLGVTREEVEAADTLEIS
- a CDS encoding streptophobe family protein; protein product: MSAAAGVESVRDDTRVPWGDVLMSAVAAVSWALIGMAGTAALGLRLLEADAAGSSGPMTAAVVALGAGGSVTPSGDVSAFGLTGAEAETAIEITPLGVSLVGALLLSWFFLRSLRAAGVVISPAELLARAGAVVALFVVMLGGLAWAGHDVITIDGGSLGLDDVTGGGGGIEVPGLGDIGGLLPDRLGDLVDAQAAVGFTVDTAPTLLGGLGWSIGILVIALMASRRTPLPRGWEAVHRVVRPAVSAVVTVLLVAVAAGYAAAAYAALGDDHPRRIAGAALLGAPNGVWLGVPLGLFVPWDGRATGELTRFLPDPLDDLLGTGADRPVTLGRLAELDGRVWLLGVAAASMMLLAGVLAAVRTPVGAAGEGPGALRFAGRCALRLGVATALTLPLLAWLTDASVTASLSVLGIDAFGAGIDLHGHPGAALLLGAGWGAGAGAAGALLAWGFGAAGHRATALARGEGVPAPAGGAGGLVGAGGPGYGGGGSGTGGLPGAGSAAYGNEAGGAEGLPGAGATAYRSEAGGAEGLPGAGATAYRSEGSGTGGLPGGGRPGYGGGGQGAWPEGGAGWPGGEADAGQIETRSGQGPMGCGQGSGQAPSGPGAGPEDGGGVWQARPGVGSRAGEGIARSRGGAESGSGAGAPGPRDDGRGEEAGPYTPGTPYRPPNPGTNPYLRVPDGLREPEGVWPPGAERPSGAASGPGIDTPADDEPPAPGDVYGAPTVVRPVGPPPRGPRQAPGPGNGNGPPPPPPPPPPPRKPRRGE
- a CDS encoding ABC transporter ATP-binding protein/permease, which codes for MPELVLESNGRTWTLDPSRAYTLGRDPQGDVVFDDARVSWRHATVSFNGRSWVIEDHGSTNGTFVQGQRIHQMELGPGSAVNLGNATDGPRLNLSGAAASVATPQARPEQQPYAAQGANPGWGQQAPAQQPPHQQPQQQAPQAGWQQPQQPAAHIPQQQGIGGVAGAPPVHGDRSPTTFHQFSLGRVMRIGRALENELVVSDLQVSRHHAEFHATPDGRMEIRDLGSHNGTYVNGQPITKGGTQLLGPTDVVGVGHSTFRIVGDRLEEFVDTGEVSFSARHLTVTVDGGKQILKDVSFGVPEKSLIAVIGPSGSGKSTLLKALTGYRPANQGEVLYDNRNLYKQFAELRQRIGLVPQDDILHKELTVKKALKYAAKLRFPADTTGAEREARIDEVLRELKLDIHKDKKVTSLSGGQRKRVSVALELLTKPSLIFLDEPTSGLDPGMDRDVMQLLRGLADDGRTVLVVTHSVAELAICDKLLVMAPGGSVAYFGPPEEALNFFGYDTWADVFSAFENYRDYDWAGRWKGSQHYQMYAADIDAVAPQSVQVPRMQAMKPPKPQGWVSQFVTLVRRYVSVIASDKGFLALMVILPAVLGAVSLLIDADKGLLPNPANPQTGRIIPNGTATTVLLILAVGACFAGAANSVRELIKERVIYERERATGLSRSAYLMSKVFVLGMITVLQGLLVGVIGFSSREIPEEGLVFGSATLVELSVPIMALGFTSMMFGLIISSLVKTAEKTMPLLVMFAIIQVVFTGCLFTLHGSVGVNQFSFLMPSRWAVAASGATLDFNKISPPETAGDTDPLWEHTVGAWAMDMGALLVLGVICGFFVARFLRRHEPEVMRK
- a CDS encoding transglycosylase SLT domain-containing protein — translated: MPKNIFSRVQSRSLTRHHKIAMAGVATLGAVAIGVSAVPSGASTKTTTEAAQPAAVAYSNQQIKDVKASVTDQMAGASLKAEQIAAKKKADAAAAAKKKAAAEAAKKKAEAARQAKEAASRAAKRAEAKKVVSYPNNLDGWIRESLAILKKHDIPASYDGIHRNIMRESSGNPKAINNWDINAINGIPSKGLLQVIPPTFKHWHVPGTSWDIYDPVANITAACNYAADKYGSMDNVDSAY
- a CDS encoding S-adenosylmethionine:tRNA ribosyltransferase-isomerase gives rise to the protein MTLAVRVPEELSARVPVEQRGPGLERDAVRMLVSRGAEVAHHTFRELPLLLRAGDLLVVNTSATLAAAVDGWTGHARVVVHFSTRGDDGRWAVELREPDGRGTTRAREGGPAGREVRLPGGVGLVLEEPLSGRGERLWWARVSGPGVPGLLREYGRPIRYAYTERDQPLSVHQTVFALPSADGTGSAEMPSAARPFTARLVTELVSRGVLFAPVTLHTGVASAEAHEPPYPERFAVPEASARLIDATRAGGGRVVAVGTTAVRAVESAVGADGAVRACAGWTELVVTPERGVRVVDGLLTGLHEPQASHLLMLEAVAGRVAVERGYEAALQGRYLWHEFGDVHLVLP
- a CDS encoding SDR family NAD(P)-dependent oxidoreductase is translated as MPVAIITGASKGLGRALARALAGRGWDLVLDARGAQALAAAEAVSAQGTRVSALPGDVTDARHRAELVAAAWRLGGLDLLVHNASALGAEPLVRLEELPLEGLRRALEVNLVAGLGLVQEALPLLRASRAGAVLTVSSDAAVEAYETWGGYGASKAALDQLAAVLAVEEPGLRVWAVDPGDMATDLYAAAVPGDREPRPEPAAVVPGFLRLLDERPASGRYGAPALLDGAR
- a CDS encoding GAF domain-containing sensor histidine kinase; the encoded protein is MSHGPRSGLAAVSSALLAMSRHLEVRDVLKTIVASARELLDAEYAALGVPDDHGGFAQFVVDGVSEEQWKAIGPLPRQHGILAAMLHEARSERLADVREDPRFEGWPKAHPDLVDFLGLPIRDGDEVIGALFLANKNRARPEGGCGFTEDDEDLLGILAQHAAIALTNARLYERSRELTIAEERSRLAHELHDAVSQKLFSLRLTAQAAARLVDRDPSRAKGELQQVAVLAAEAADELRAAVVELRPAALDEDGLVATLRTQIQVLDRAHHARVTFAGHGVKALPASQEEALLRVAQEALHNALRHSGADHVDVTLDRRGGGAVLRVTDDGSGFDTRAVRHAGRHLGLVSMRDRASGAGGTLTVESVPGKGTVIEMEVPGG